GGCCGTGAGGGCCGAGAAGGAGCGGTGGCAGCAGCACCAGCGGACAGAGGCCCTGCGGCAGGCTGCTGTGGGCCAGGGCGACTTCAGCCTACTGGACCACCGGGGCCAAGTGCGCTGCAAAGCTGACTTCCGGGGCCAGTGGGTGCTGCTGTACTTCGGCTTCACTCACTGCCCTGACATCTGCCCCGACGAGCTGGAGAAGCTGGTGCGGGTGGTGCGGCAGCTGGAGGCGGAGCCCGGCCTGCCCCCTGTGCAGCCCCTCTTCATCACCGTGGACCCCGAGCGGGACACCGTGGCTGCCATGGCCCGCTATGTGCAGGACTTCCACCCAAGGCTGCTGGGCCTGACTGGCTCCGAGGAGCAGATCGCCCAGGTGAGCCGTAGCTACCGCGTGTACTACAGTGCCGGCCCCAAGGACGAAGACCAGGACTACATCGTGGACCACTCCGTCGCCATCTACCTGCTCAGCCCCGACGGCCTCTTCACGGACTACTACAGCAGGGCCAGGTCGGCCGAGCAGATCTCAGACAGCGTGCGGCGCCACATGGCTGCCTTCCGCAGCGTCCTGTGCTAAGCCGGGTCATTAAAAGGCTGTGATGGAGCCGTGTGCGCGGGAGATCTGTACCAGCAGCCCCCTGAGGCCATGGCgggaagggggctgggggcctggttGCTTCCTGGGGTGCAGGGGACAGACAGCCCTCTCCCCTACACACAACGGTTCtgtaaaggtttttgttttttaagggacTGGTGGGATGGCAACACTTTATTAGGCTGGGCCAGCCAGGAAGGCAAGCAAACTGAGCAGACGCACACCCGGTATCCGTGGGGGACGGGCTCCAGGGCCCC
This genomic stretch from Cervus elaphus chromosome 22, mCerEla1.1, whole genome shotgun sequence harbors:
- the LOC122680308 gene encoding protein SCO2 homolog, mitochondrial, whose protein sequence is MLLLARAPKAWHRLFQLKPLALPGTPGGKAQHVRYQLFSTPSPAETGRQGQPQGPGLRTRLLVTALIGAGLGGAWLAVRAEKERWQQHQRTEALRQAAVGQGDFSLLDHRGQVRCKADFRGQWVLLYFGFTHCPDICPDELEKLVRVVRQLEAEPGLPPVQPLFITVDPERDTVAAMARYVQDFHPRLLGLTGSEEQIAQVSRSYRVYYSAGPKDEDQDYIVDHSVAIYLLSPDGLFTDYYSRARSAEQISDSVRRHMAAFRSVLC